A genomic segment from Bradyrhizobium diazoefficiens USDA 110 encodes:
- a CDS encoding ABC transporter substrate-binding protein — MRSKVIGAVTLAVAAAGLFAAAAPAFAQQKTITVWWGKGFYRSEDDALIETIKKFEAKTGIKVELSQYAIQDMIPKTVAALDAGTVPDVAYSDSYDVQAQGKWAYEGKLEDLTDVMEPIKDRFVQNTLDASILYNDVTKKKAYYGFPLKQQSMHVQIWNDMLEKAGFKLADIPTDWEGYWSFWCDKVQPGIRKATGQRIYAVGQPMGVESTDAFQSFYTFMDAYHVKLVDDDGKLLVDDPKVRENLIKAMKDYTDTYIKGCTPPSSTTWKDPDNNVAFHNKTIVMTHNFTISIAAKWYEDSQNQALTPEQREAGKKAYEQDIVTASFPKAPDGSTIRYRSDVKTGLVFTAAKNKAEAKQFISFLLQEDNVRPYIEGALGRWFPVTKESQASPFWQADKHRKAVYAQFTGGTAAFDFTKNWKFTILNNENVWAKAMNRVVSEKVPVDKAVDELIARIKQVAG, encoded by the coding sequence CGCAGCAGAAGACGATTACGGTCTGGTGGGGCAAGGGCTTCTACCGCTCCGAAGACGACGCGCTGATCGAGACGATCAAGAAGTTCGAAGCCAAGACCGGCATCAAGGTCGAATTGTCGCAGTACGCGATTCAGGACATGATTCCGAAGACGGTCGCCGCGCTCGATGCCGGCACCGTGCCCGATGTTGCCTATTCCGACTCTTATGACGTGCAGGCGCAGGGCAAGTGGGCCTATGAGGGCAAGCTCGAGGACCTCACCGATGTCATGGAGCCGATCAAGGATCGGTTCGTGCAGAACACGCTGGATGCGTCGATCCTCTATAACGACGTTACCAAGAAGAAGGCCTATTACGGCTTCCCGCTGAAGCAGCAGAGCATGCACGTCCAGATCTGGAACGACATGCTGGAGAAGGCCGGCTTCAAGCTCGCCGACATCCCGACCGACTGGGAAGGCTACTGGTCGTTCTGGTGCGACAAGGTGCAGCCGGGGATCCGCAAGGCCACCGGCCAGCGCATCTACGCCGTCGGCCAGCCGATGGGCGTGGAATCCACCGACGCCTTCCAGTCGTTCTACACCTTCATGGACGCCTACCACGTCAAGCTGGTCGACGACGACGGCAAGCTGCTGGTCGACGATCCCAAGGTTCGCGAGAACCTGATCAAGGCGATGAAGGACTACACCGACACCTACATCAAGGGCTGCACCCCGCCCTCGTCCACGACCTGGAAGGACCCGGACAACAACGTCGCCTTCCACAACAAGACCATCGTGATGACCCACAACTTCACGATCTCGATCGCGGCGAAGTGGTACGAGGACTCCCAGAACCAGGCGCTTACGCCCGAGCAGCGCGAGGCCGGCAAGAAGGCCTATGAGCAGGACATCGTCACGGCGTCCTTCCCGAAGGCGCCTGACGGGTCGACCATCCGCTACCGCTCCGACGTCAAGACCGGGCTGGTCTTCACCGCGGCCAAGAACAAGGCCGAGGCCAAGCAGTTCATCAGCTTCCTGCTCCAGGAAGACAACGTCCGTCCCTATATCGAGGGCGCGCTCGGCCGCTGGTTCCCGGTGACCAAGGAAAGCCAGGCCAGCCCGTTCTGGCAGGCCGACAAGCACCGCAAGGCGGTCTACGCCCAGTTCACCGGCGGCACCGCCGCGTTCGACTTCACCAAGAACTGGAAGTTCACGATCCTCAACAACGAGAACGTGTGGGCCAAGGCGATGAACCGGGTCGTCAGCGAGAAGGTCCCGGTCGACAAGGCCGTCGACGAACTGATCGCCCGCATCAAGCAGGTCGCGGGTTAA
- a CDS encoding carbohydrate ABC transporter permease — MAITLSGDQAIPAPPLSSRLTPAQAWGIALLAPYLLVFLAFVVYPVCYGLWLARAPANYVALYNDPIFARAAVNTLIFLVIGINIKMLIALFLSGFFAQQRTWIKWLSVIFILPWAVPSIPTILSVRFMLNPEWGVINHLIFSFTGDDGPNWLNDPTVALTMAIGVHIWKSLPFWTLILITGRLAIPHDLFEAAEVDGASWWQKFRFITWPSMQTLYITCTLLSMIWTLGDFNSVYLLTGGGPADLTHVLATLGIRYLRLDQLSLAMASIVCAMPFVLPLVYFMMKRLSR, encoded by the coding sequence ATGGCGATCACGCTCTCTGGCGATCAGGCAATCCCCGCGCCGCCCTTGTCGTCGCGGCTGACCCCGGCGCAGGCCTGGGGCATCGCGCTGCTCGCGCCCTATCTGCTGGTTTTCCTCGCCTTCGTCGTCTATCCCGTCTGCTACGGGCTGTGGCTGGCGCGGGCGCCGGCGAACTATGTCGCGCTCTACAACGACCCGATCTTCGCGCGCGCCGCGGTCAACACGCTGATCTTCCTGGTCATCGGCATCAACATCAAGATGCTGATCGCGCTGTTCCTGTCCGGCTTCTTCGCCCAGCAGCGCACCTGGATCAAATGGCTCTCGGTGATCTTCATCCTGCCCTGGGCGGTGCCGTCGATCCCGACCATCCTGTCCGTGCGCTTCATGCTCAATCCCGAATGGGGCGTGATCAACCACCTCATCTTCTCGTTCACCGGTGACGACGGCCCGAACTGGCTGAACGACCCGACGGTGGCGCTGACCATGGCGATCGGCGTCCACATCTGGAAGTCGCTGCCGTTCTGGACGCTGATCCTGATCACCGGACGCCTTGCGATACCGCACGATCTGTTCGAGGCCGCCGAGGTGGACGGCGCGAGCTGGTGGCAGAAGTTCCGCTTCATCACCTGGCCGTCGATGCAGACGCTCTACATCACCTGCACGCTGCTTTCGATGATCTGGACGCTCGGCGATTTCAACAGCGTCTACCTCCTCACCGGCGGTGGCCCGGCCGACCTCACGCATGTGCTGGCGACGCTCGGCATCCGCTATCTCCGGCTCGACCAGCTCTCGCTGGCAATGGCATCGATCGTCTGTGCGATGCCGTTCGTCCTGCCGCTCGTGTACTTCATGATGAAACGGTTGTCGCGATGA
- a CDS encoding carbohydrate ABC transporter permease, with the protein MKLPSLREVATEARLLLIGIPVFIWTMVPIYHMFLFAISPKEDAFSGKLWPDHPTLHNFEIVFKQQHYFLRDFYVQFWNSLVIAASVGVLTLFIATAAAFSISRLRVPGGRIVMNLALFTYFIPAAFLAVPMYRTMGNYGLLNNHWSLILAMVTIASPYAIWVLKQASDKLPVELDEAAVMDGATTLQIFRLVYLPLMMPSLVAIGTYAVLLAWNEYLYAFLLLSNDREITLPVALGNFLAADDSPWELLMTTGFIYALPPAAIYYAFRRYMVGGLTAGAVKS; encoded by the coding sequence ATGAAGCTTCCCTCCTTACGCGAAGTCGCGACCGAAGCGCGGTTGCTGCTGATCGGCATTCCCGTCTTCATCTGGACGATGGTGCCGATCTATCACATGTTCCTGTTCGCGATCTCCCCGAAGGAGGACGCGTTCTCGGGCAAGCTCTGGCCCGACCATCCGACGCTGCACAACTTCGAGATCGTGTTCAAGCAGCAGCACTACTTCCTGCGCGACTTCTATGTGCAGTTCTGGAACTCGCTGGTGATCGCGGCGTCGGTCGGCGTGCTGACGCTGTTCATCGCCACCGCCGCCGCGTTCTCGATCTCGCGGCTGCGGGTGCCCGGTGGGCGCATCGTGATGAACCTGGCGCTCTTCACCTATTTCATCCCCGCGGCGTTCCTCGCCGTTCCGATGTACCGCACCATGGGTAATTACGGCCTCCTGAACAATCACTGGTCGCTGATCCTGGCCATGGTGACGATCGCCAGCCCTTACGCGATCTGGGTGCTGAAGCAGGCCTCCGACAAGCTGCCGGTCGAGCTGGATGAAGCCGCCGTGATGGACGGCGCGACGACGCTCCAGATCTTCCGGCTGGTCTATCTGCCGCTGATGATGCCCTCACTGGTCGCGATCGGCACCTATGCGGTGCTGCTGGCCTGGAACGAATATCTCTACGCGTTCCTGCTGCTCTCCAACGACCGCGAGATCACGCTGCCCGTCGCGCTCGGCAACTTCCTCGCCGCCGACGATTCGCCGTGGGAGCTGTTGATGACCACCGGCTTCATCTACGCGCTGCCACCGGCCGCGATCTACTACGCCTTCCGCCGCTACATGGTCGGCGGGCTCACCGCGGGTGCAGTGAAGTCCTGA
- a CDS encoding ABC transporter permease — protein sequence MRKVSRLSRFNIASLALGLAFLYLPILILVIYSFNASRLVTVWGGWSLRWYHEFFNDRAMIEAAWMSLRVAVSSASIATLLGTLAAVALSRGERFRGRTLFSGMLYAPLVMPEVITGLSLLLLFVALNAERGFWTVTIAHTTLTMCFVAVVVQSRLGSLDRSLEEAAMDLGCNPVCAFAAVTLPLIAPAIVAGWMLAFTLSLDDLVIASFTTGPGSATLPIRIYSEVRLGVKPEINAICTLVIGLIAVVIVIASLASKLSSSQGESAAPL from the coding sequence ATGCGCAAGGTCTCTCGCCTGTCCCGCTTCAATATCGCCTCGCTCGCGCTGGGGCTGGCGTTCCTCTATCTGCCGATCCTCATTCTCGTCATCTATTCCTTCAACGCCTCGCGGCTGGTGACGGTGTGGGGCGGCTGGTCGCTGCGCTGGTATCACGAGTTCTTCAATGACCGCGCGATGATCGAGGCGGCCTGGATGAGCCTGCGGGTCGCGGTCTCCTCGGCGAGCATCGCCACGCTGCTCGGCACGCTCGCCGCAGTGGCGCTGTCGCGCGGCGAGAGGTTCCGCGGCCGGACACTGTTCTCCGGCATGCTCTATGCGCCGCTGGTGATGCCGGAGGTGATCACCGGATTGTCGCTGCTGCTCTTGTTCGTCGCGCTGAACGCCGAGCGCGGCTTCTGGACGGTGACGATCGCCCATACCACGCTGACGATGTGCTTCGTCGCCGTGGTCGTGCAGTCCCGCCTCGGCTCGCTGGACCGCTCGCTGGAAGAGGCGGCGATGGACCTCGGCTGCAATCCGGTGTGCGCGTTCGCGGCCGTCACGCTGCCGTTGATCGCGCCCGCGATCGTCGCCGGCTGGATGCTGGCCTTCACGCTGTCGCTCGATGATCTCGTGATCGCGAGCTTCACCACCGGTCCGGGCTCGGCAACCTTGCCGATCCGGATCTATTCCGAGGTGCGCCTTGGCGTGAAGCCCGAGATCAACGCGATCTGCACGCTGGTGATCGGCCTGATCGCGGTGGTCATCGTGATTGCTTCGCTCGCTTCGAAGCTGTCGAGCTCGCAGGGCGAGAGCGCGGCGCCGCTGTAG
- a CDS encoding ABC transporter permease has translation MSGRRIFARPARFAAIAPYVWMVLLFLVPFAFVLKISLSQTAIAQPPYEPVFDLAAGWESLKAAFAALSLDNFRLLGSDDIYVYAYVRSLTVAVTATALLLLIGYPIAYGMARLPKRWQAVAMVLVIVPFWTSFLIRIYAWINILQHDGLLNQILLALHLVSQPVVWLSTDTAMYIGIVYSYLPFMILPLYATLAKMEPALEEAASDLGAPPWQVFWLVTFPLSLPGVGAGVLLCFIPIVGEFVIPDLLAGSNSLMIGQTLWLEFFTNKDWPVASAAAIVLLVVLLVPLLLYERLQKRQLEQGR, from the coding sequence ATGAGCGGACGCCGGATCTTCGCGCGACCGGCGCGCTTCGCCGCGATCGCCCCCTATGTCTGGATGGTGCTGCTCTTCCTGGTGCCGTTCGCCTTCGTGCTGAAGATCAGCCTGTCGCAGACCGCGATCGCGCAGCCGCCCTACGAGCCGGTGTTCGACCTGGCGGCGGGATGGGAATCGCTAAAGGCGGCCTTTGCCGCGCTGTCGCTCGACAATTTCAGGCTGCTCGGTTCCGACGACATCTATGTGTACGCCTATGTGCGCAGCCTGACCGTCGCGGTCACGGCGACGGCGCTGCTGCTCCTGATCGGCTATCCCATCGCCTATGGCATGGCGCGGTTGCCGAAGCGCTGGCAGGCGGTGGCGATGGTGCTGGTGATCGTGCCGTTCTGGACCTCGTTCCTGATCCGCATCTATGCCTGGATCAACATCCTCCAGCACGACGGCCTGCTCAACCAGATCCTGCTCGCGCTGCATCTGGTCAGCCAGCCGGTGGTGTGGCTCTCCACCGATACCGCGATGTATATCGGCATCGTCTACTCTTATCTTCCATTCATGATCCTGCCGCTCTATGCCACGCTCGCCAAGATGGAGCCGGCGCTGGAGGAGGCGGCCTCCGATCTCGGCGCGCCGCCCTGGCAGGTGTTCTGGCTCGTCACCTTCCCGCTGTCGCTGCCCGGCGTCGGCGCCGGCGTGCTCTTGTGCTTCATCCCCATCGTCGGCGAGTTCGTGATTCCGGACCTCCTGGCCGGCTCCAATTCGCTGATGATCGGCCAGACCCTGTGGCTCGAATTCTTCACCAACAAGGACTGGCCGGTCGCTTCCGCAGCGGCCATCGTGCTGCTGGTGGTGCTGCTGGTGCCGCTGTTGCTGTACGAACGGCTGCAGAAGCGACAACTGGAACAGGGGCGGTGA
- a CDS encoding ABC transporter ATP-binding protein: MAEELPGTDVAADTAAGAAFPVAGQPLLRIEGVTKTFGTFRAVDGVSLDIKAGEFFALLGPSGCGKTTLLRMLAGFEAPDEGRILLGGKDIAQALPHERPINMMFQNYALFPHLSVRDNIAFGLKRAGLARADIATRVAEMLALVKLEGLEKRKPDQLSGGQRQRVALARALARRPQLLLLDEPLAALDKKLRESTQGELMELQRRLGMTFIIVTHDQEEAMTMASQIGVMKAGKLAQVASPRELYEAPRSRWIAEFVGDINLFDAESRLRDGHRLVIGTRDAGTLVVAEPREPVGAGKLSVAIRPEKVKLSRRGPVSEAGYETAINRLDGVIADICYLGGTTTYKVKLDTGGMVQASVANSARLDVDAYSLNQHVVAWFTPDDCVVLPS; encoded by the coding sequence ATGGCGGAAGAGTTGCCCGGAACGGACGTCGCGGCGGATACGGCCGCTGGAGCTGCATTTCCCGTAGCGGGTCAGCCGTTGCTGCGCATCGAGGGCGTCACCAAGACTTTCGGGACGTTCCGGGCCGTGGACGGTGTCTCGCTCGACATCAAGGCCGGCGAGTTTTTCGCGCTGCTCGGGCCTAGCGGCTGCGGCAAGACCACGCTGTTGCGCATGCTCGCCGGCTTCGAGGCGCCGGATGAGGGGCGTATCCTGCTTGGCGGCAAGGACATCGCGCAGGCGCTGCCGCATGAGCGTCCGATCAACATGATGTTCCAGAACTACGCGTTGTTTCCGCACCTCTCGGTGCGCGACAACATCGCCTTCGGCCTGAAGCGCGCCGGCTTGGCGCGCGCCGACATCGCCACGCGCGTTGCGGAGATGCTCGCATTGGTGAAGCTCGAGGGCCTCGAGAAGCGCAAGCCCGACCAGCTCTCCGGCGGCCAGCGCCAGCGCGTGGCGCTGGCCCGCGCTTTGGCACGCCGGCCGCAATTGTTGCTGCTCGACGAGCCGCTCGCCGCGCTGGACAAGAAGCTGCGCGAGAGCACGCAAGGCGAGTTGATGGAGCTCCAGCGCCGGCTCGGCATGACCTTCATCATCGTCACCCACGATCAGGAAGAGGCGATGACGATGGCGAGCCAGATCGGGGTGATGAAGGCCGGCAAGCTCGCCCAGGTCGCGAGCCCCCGCGAGCTCTACGAGGCGCCGCGTTCGCGCTGGATCGCGGAGTTCGTCGGCGACATCAATCTGTTCGACGCCGAGTCCAGATTGCGCGACGGCCATCGTCTGGTCATCGGCACGCGTGATGCGGGGACGCTGGTGGTGGCCGAGCCGCGCGAGCCGGTCGGCGCGGGAAAATTGTCGGTCGCGATCCGTCCCGAGAAGGTCAAGCTGTCGCGCCGCGGCCCGGTGAGCGAGGCAGGTTATGAAACGGCGATCAACCGGCTGGACGGCGTGATCGCCGACATCTGCTATCTCGGCGGCACCACCACCTACAAGGTGAAGCTCGACACCGGCGGGATGGTGCAGGCGTCCGTCGCCAACAGCGCGCGCCTCGACGTCGACGCCTACAGCCTGAACCAGCACGTGGTCGCCTGGTTCACGCCCGACGACTGCGTGGTGCTGCCGTCATGA
- a CDS encoding glycerol-3-phosphate dehydrogenase gives MADYDLAIIGGGLNGVSLARDAAGRGLRVILFEQGDLGGAASSATPRLIHGDLSVLERRGFWRVRRALAERRIWLRIAPHLVRPMRFVIPAHSEERPPWLLRAGLYVYDGLTNRGGLPPSATLDITHHPVGNALKRPFGTAFEYSDCVVDDSRLVVLTALDAAERGAAIHTGARCVRADRTDTWRLAVVDRGHRRTITARALANATGGWTSMVADTVLREPQPAMAAMQMSQIIVPRLFDSENVYVFQNNDGRLIFARPLERDFTLIGTVTHAFTGDPAIVAMPGADVSYLCEAASRYFRERVAPTDVVRTVSGVNLTLASARGRDGTALFHARRRKAPLITMFGGDVTTSRLRAERAVTRLTPFYPMSPPWTDGAVLPGGDFAWDRFDTEVDLARDRWRFLSEPEAQRLVAAYGSRLPAVLGEARTRDELGPTFGPELTGAEVRYLMSHEWARFPEDVLWRRSKLGLTMPKADRDGLAAFMADVNDRPEPVEQRPIGR, from the coding sequence ATGGCGGATTACGACCTTGCGATCATCGGCGGCGGCCTGAACGGTGTCAGCCTCGCGCGCGATGCGGCCGGCCGCGGCCTGCGGGTCATTCTGTTCGAACAGGGCGATCTCGGCGGCGCCGCCTCGTCGGCGACGCCGCGGCTGATTCATGGCGATCTGTCGGTGCTGGAGCGCCGCGGGTTCTGGCGGGTGCGCCGGGCGCTCGCCGAGCGCCGGATCTGGCTCCGGATCGCGCCGCATCTGGTCCGGCCGATGCGCTTCGTGATTCCCGCCCATTCCGAGGAGCGTCCGCCATGGCTGCTGCGGGCCGGCCTGTATGTTTATGACGGCCTCACGAACCGGGGTGGCCTGCCGCCATCAGCGACCCTCGACATTACGCATCATCCGGTCGGCAACGCGCTGAAGCGTCCGTTCGGCACGGCGTTCGAATATTCGGACTGTGTCGTTGACGATTCCCGCCTGGTGGTGCTCACGGCGCTGGATGCCGCCGAACGCGGCGCCGCGATCCATACCGGGGCACGCTGCGTGCGCGCTGACAGAACCGACACATGGCGCCTCGCGGTGGTCGATCGCGGCCACCGCCGCACGATCACGGCGCGGGCGCTGGCCAACGCCACCGGTGGCTGGACGTCGATGGTGGCGGATACCGTGCTGCGGGAGCCGCAGCCCGCCATGGCCGCGATGCAGATGAGCCAGATCATCGTGCCGCGGCTGTTCGATTCCGAGAACGTCTACGTCTTCCAGAACAATGATGGACGGCTGATCTTCGCCCGGCCCCTCGAGCGCGATTTCACGCTGATCGGCACGGTCACGCACGCTTTCACCGGCGATCCTGCGATCGTCGCGATGCCGGGCGCCGACGTCAGCTATCTCTGCGAAGCGGCCAGCCGCTATTTCCGCGAGCGCGTCGCCCCGACCGACGTGGTCCGGACGGTCTCGGGCGTCAACCTGACGCTGGCGTCCGCGCGAGGACGCGACGGCACGGCGCTGTTCCATGCGCGCCGGCGCAAGGCGCCGCTGATCACGATGTTTGGCGGCGATGTCACTACTTCGCGCCTGCGTGCGGAGCGGGCGGTGACGCGGCTGACGCCGTTCTATCCGATGTCGCCGCCCTGGACCGACGGGGCGGTACTCCCCGGCGGCGATTTCGCCTGGGACCGTTTCGACACCGAAGTCGACCTCGCACGCGATCGCTGGCGCTTTCTCTCGGAGCCGGAGGCCCAACGCCTGGTCGCGGCCTACGGCTCGCGACTGCCGGCCGTGCTTGGCGAGGCCAGGACGCGCGATGAGCTTGGCCCAACCTTTGGCCCTGAGCTGACCGGCGCCGAGGTGCGTTATCTGATGAGCCACGAATGGGCGCGTTTTCCAGAGGACGTCTTGTGGCGTCGCTCCAAGCTCGGTCTGACCATGCCCAAGGCCGATCGTGATGGGCTTGCCGCGTTCATGGCGGATGTGAACGATCGCCCCGAACCGGTTGAGCAAAGGCCGATCGGCCGCTAG
- a CDS encoding sensor domain-containing protein, whose translation MAEKNWHADSTILIAVQAVVCLAGTVAPARAFALSDSFAPPSSLDNLDPNLIWEALIGGIVVCAFLVAIALWIHSALRRTRRLQLRRNAFVSSAMNNLNQGVVMTDAQRRVIFCNDRYLEIYGLSRSDLWADMNGHDILELRRKRGVLGGVSDKEFYEKAASGNGLITELPDGRAILVKYFVLPNGGSVATHLDVSEERRLSRQLASTKQFLETVLDNVPACVAAKNIEDGCYIFANTAYERFWGFTRDQVVGKNARELFAPVSAASIEATDRAALNSPDGQFRNEFEVDRGGERRMVASIRIVVRNENNKPEFLMLVFEDITDRRSLSQELESTKKFLELVVDNIPVALIVEQVKDGRYLLANRSAETILNRRREEATGLTASDIFNPKEAKLIIARDEAAIKKRGMITEEHPISTKDGLRLFLTRRATVLSDAGEPQYLIKTHEDVTDRRQTESRMAHMAYHDGLTDLPNRAAFLQALTQMIEACEGTGEEFAVLCVDLDGLKEVNDVFGHALGDKLLIEVAQRLQDSARGGVVARLSGDEFGLIIDGKQPEAGLALAQQLGEAVAREFQIDGRPVRAGATTGMSIFPHNGADGASLLANAGAALFRAKQKSRGTISLYQPEMDQQIRDRRVLHQDLSMAIKNGELSLAFQPQGAAGHSVAESEIIGFEALARWQHPVRGQVSPAEFIPIAEESGLIVEMGEWILREACREAASWPKPLQVAVNLSPAQFMHGDVVGLVHSILIETGLAPGRLELEITEGVLIEDFDRGLALLRRLKALGVRISMDDFGSGYSSLSYLQAFPFDKIKIDRAFIINLGRNPQSAAIVRAVIDLGHGLEMSIIAEGVETLDQLAFLAKEGCDGVQGYLLGKPLPIGKYAGLVGRAEAMELALKTG comes from the coding sequence ATGGCTGAGAAGAACTGGCACGCGGACAGCACGATTCTGATTGCTGTGCAGGCCGTCGTGTGCCTGGCCGGCACGGTCGCGCCTGCGCGTGCCTTTGCGCTGTCGGACAGCTTCGCCCCGCCGAGCTCGCTCGACAACCTCGATCCCAACCTGATCTGGGAAGCCCTGATCGGGGGCATCGTCGTCTGTGCGTTCCTGGTGGCAATCGCGTTGTGGATCCACTCCGCGCTGCGCCGGACCAGGCGGTTGCAGCTGCGGCGCAACGCCTTCGTCTCCTCCGCCATGAACAATCTCAACCAGGGCGTGGTGATGACCGATGCGCAGCGGCGCGTCATCTTCTGCAATGACCGCTATCTCGAGATCTATGGCCTGTCACGGTCGGATCTGTGGGCCGACATGAACGGCCACGACATCCTCGAGCTGCGGCGCAAGCGCGGGGTCCTTGGTGGCGTCTCCGATAAGGAATTCTACGAGAAGGCGGCAAGCGGCAACGGTCTGATCACCGAACTGCCTGACGGCCGGGCCATCCTGGTAAAATACTTCGTGCTGCCGAACGGCGGCTCGGTGGCGACGCATCTCGACGTCAGCGAGGAGCGCAGGCTGTCGCGGCAGCTCGCCTCGACCAAGCAGTTCCTGGAAACGGTGCTCGACAACGTGCCGGCCTGCGTTGCCGCGAAGAACATCGAGGACGGCTGCTACATCTTCGCCAACACCGCCTATGAGCGGTTCTGGGGGTTTACGCGGGACCAGGTCGTCGGCAAGAACGCGCGCGAGCTGTTTGCCCCCGTCTCAGCGGCCAGCATCGAGGCGACCGACCGGGCGGCGCTCAATTCGCCGGACGGCCAGTTCCGTAATGAGTTCGAGGTCGACCGCGGCGGTGAACGGCGCATGGTTGCCTCGATCCGGATCGTGGTCCGCAACGAGAACAACAAGCCCGAATTCCTGATGCTCGTGTTCGAGGACATCACCGACCGCCGCTCACTGTCGCAGGAGCTGGAGAGCACCAAGAAATTCCTCGAGCTCGTCGTCGACAACATCCCGGTGGCGCTGATCGTCGAGCAGGTCAAGGACGGCCGCTACCTGCTCGCCAACCGCAGCGCCGAGACGATCCTCAACCGCAGGCGCGAGGAAGCCACGGGCCTGACCGCGTCCGACATCTTCAATCCCAAGGAAGCCAAGCTGATCATCGCGCGCGACGAGGCTGCGATCAAGAAGCGCGGGATGATCACCGAGGAGCACCCGATCTCCACCAAGGACGGCCTGCGGCTGTTCCTGACCCGGCGCGCCACCGTGCTCAGCGATGCCGGCGAGCCGCAATACCTGATCAAGACCCACGAAGACGTCACCGACCGCCGGCAGACCGAGTCGCGCATGGCGCACATGGCCTATCACGACGGCCTCACCGATCTGCCGAACCGTGCCGCCTTCCTGCAGGCGCTGACTCAGATGATCGAGGCCTGCGAAGGCACCGGCGAGGAGTTCGCCGTCCTCTGCGTTGATCTCGACGGCCTCAAGGAGGTCAACGACGTCTTCGGCCATGCGCTCGGCGACAAGCTCCTGATCGAGGTGGCCCAGCGGCTCCAGGATTCCGCGCGCGGCGGCGTGGTGGCGCGCCTGTCCGGCGACGAGTTCGGCCTGATCATCGACGGCAAGCAGCCGGAGGCGGGTCTTGCGCTGGCGCAGCAGCTCGGCGAAGCCGTCGCGCGGGAATTCCAGATCGACGGCCGGCCAGTCCGTGCCGGCGCCACCACCGGCATGTCGATTTTCCCGCACAATGGCGCCGACGGCGCCTCGTTGCTCGCCAATGCCGGTGCGGCGCTGTTCCGCGCCAAGCAGAAATCGCGCGGCACGATCAGCCTCTACCAGCCGGAGATGGACCAGCAGATCCGCGATCGCCGCGTGCTGCATCAGGACCTGTCGATGGCGATCAAGAACGGCGAGCTCTCGCTCGCCTTCCAGCCGCAGGGGGCCGCCGGCCATAGCGTCGCCGAGAGCGAGATCATCGGCTTCGAGGCGCTGGCGCGCTGGCAGCATCCGGTGCGTGGCCAGGTCTCGCCGGCCGAATTCATCCCGATCGCCGAGGAGAGCGGCCTGATCGTCGAGATGGGCGAGTGGATCCTGCGCGAGGCCTGCCGCGAGGCGGCGTCCTGGCCGAAGCCGCTCCAGGTCGCGGTCAATCTGTCGCCGGCGCAGTTCATGCACGGCGACGTGGTCGGGCTGGTCCATTCGATCCTGATCGAAACCGGCCTGGCGCCCGGCCGGCTCGAGCTCGAGATCACCGAGGGCGTGCTGATCGAGGATTTCGACCGGGGCCTGGCGCTGCTGCGCCGGCTGAAGGCGCTCGGCGTGCGCATCTCCATGGACGATTTCGGCAGCGGCTATTCCTCGCTGAGCTATCTCCAGGCGTTTCCGTTCGACAAGATCAAGATCGACCGCGCCTTCATCATCAATCTCGGCCGCAACCCGCAATCGGCGGCGATCGTGCGCGCCGTCATCGATCTCGGCCACGGCCTCGAAATGTCCATCATCGCCGAGGGCGTCGAGACGCTCGACCAGCTCGCCTTCCTCGCCAAGGAGGGCTGCGACGGCGTGCAGGGCTACCTGCTCGGCAAGCCACTGCCGATCGGGAAGTATGCCGGCCTCGTCGGCCGCGCCGAAGCCATGGAGCTTGCGCTCAAGACCGGCTAG